A stretch of the Deltaproteobacteria bacterium CG11_big_fil_rev_8_21_14_0_20_49_13 genome encodes the following:
- a CDS encoding molecular chaperone DnaJ, with product MKDYYQTLGVARGANDAEIKKAYRRLARQYHPDMNKGEKKAEERFKEISEAYSILSDPEKKKQYDMFGNAPFGGQGGGEGGFGGVRWEQSPDGGFKFYSNADGSPGPEGFPPSGMGGMGDIFSELFNMGGVKRQKARWSDYAEQPGRRRKYESKKGGDTYTNLDIDFMEAIRGTEARLQIKHGDRTENLTVKIPAGVDNGSKVRVAGKGQPGFAGGEPGDLFINIKVKPHPLFWREDADIYTEVPISIYEATLGSSIDVPTLDGHAHMKVPEFTEGGQKFRLKGKGSPILGKKGTGDQYVVVKIVPPKKLDTKTRQTLEELARERSYNPRLD from the coding sequence ATGAAAGATTACTATCAGACCTTAGGCGTTGCGCGCGGAGCTAATGACGCCGAGATAAAAAAGGCGTACAGGCGATTGGCCCGCCAGTATCATCCCGACATGAACAAGGGCGAAAAGAAGGCGGAAGAACGCTTCAAGGAGATATCGGAGGCCTATTCGATACTTTCGGACCCAGAGAAAAAGAAGCAGTACGACATGTTCGGTAACGCCCCGTTCGGCGGACAAGGCGGCGGCGAAGGCGGTTTCGGAGGGGTTAGATGGGAACAGTCGCCCGACGGGGGTTTTAAATTCTACAGCAACGCCGATGGCAGTCCCGGCCCTGAAGGATTCCCCCCCAGCGGTATGGGCGGTATGGGCGATATCTTTTCCGAACTTTTCAATATGGGCGGCGTAAAACGCCAGAAGGCCAGGTGGTCAGATTATGCCGAACAACCCGGTAGGAGGAGAAAGTACGAGTCAAAGAAGGGCGGAGATACCTACACTAACCTCGATATAGATTTTATGGAGGCGATCCGGGGGACAGAGGCAAGGCTTCAGATAAAACACGGCGACCGGACAGAAAATCTTACGGTAAAGATCCCTGCAGGCGTCGATAACGGTTCCAAGGTTCGTGTTGCCGGAAAAGGTCAGCCTGGGTTTGCCGGCGGCGAGCCGGGCGACCTCTTCATCAATATAAAGGTCAAGCCACACCCGCTTTTCTGGCGCGAGGACGCCGACATATATACCGAAGTGCCCATTTCAATATATGAGGCAACTCTTGGTTCGTCTATCGATGTCCCTACGCTCGACGGCCACGCCCACATGAAGGTCCCTGAGTTTACCGAAGGCGGTCAGAAGTTCCGTCTAAAGGGGAAGGGTTCACCAATATTGGGTAAGAAGGGTACAGGGGATCAGTATGTCGTTGTGAAGATAGTGCCACCTAAAAAACTGGATACAAAAACGCGCCAGACCTTAGAGGAGCTGGCGCGCGAGAGATCTTATAACCCGAGACTGGATTAA
- a CDS encoding methylmalonyl-CoA mutase, whose protein sequence is MSKKTRLLVAKIGLDGHDRGVKILARAFRDAGFEVIYSGLHQTPEMIANMAVQEAVDAVGVSILSGAHNRLLPELAKILADKGANEIKIFGGGIIPEKDIALLKKSGVKEVFLPGTTLGTIIDWVKENI, encoded by the coding sequence ATGTCAAAGAAAACACGTTTGCTTGTTGCAAAGATAGGGCTCGACGGCCACGACAGGGGAGTGAAGATACTCGCTCGCGCGTTCAGGGACGCCGGCTTTGAGGTCATCTATTCCGGTCTTCATCAGACGCCCGAGATGATAGCCAATATGGCCGTTCAGGAGGCGGTGGATGCGGTCGGTGTGAGTATTCTGTCGGGCGCTCACAACCGGCTCCTGCCGGAACTTGCAAAGATCCTTGCCGACAAAGGGGCCAACGAGATAAAGATATTCGGCGGCGGGATAATTCCCGAGAAGGATATTGCGTTACTTAAAAAAAGCGGGGTGAAGGAGGTCTTTCTTCCCGGGACCACGCTTGGCACGATAATCGACTGGGTCAAAGAGAATATTTAA